The Coffea arabica cultivar ET-39 chromosome 3c, Coffea Arabica ET-39 HiFi, whole genome shotgun sequence genome contains a region encoding:
- the LOC113735633 gene encoding uncharacterized protein produces MSILILGELVERFFNRFVSSRPTTRISAYLLNMQQNPGESLRSYVQRFHEESVQIPDPNEQVTIAAFTHGLVARVFNTGIHKKYSRTLHELWLKVEKGIQAEDLNRMKKEVQATRSRIDPRRGKDAGRTEVGTGSGFQNPSRNRRNVFDRISKRKSSIPESKLTPLNTTRSRVLSVMEQNNLEKAPLKMLGSRDKRNSNLYCLYHRDIGHETENCNTSKGRLRDSSVKDT; encoded by the coding sequence ATGAGCATTTTGATCCTGGGGGAATTAGTGGAGAGATTTTTCAACCGATTTGTCTCCTCTCGGCCTACGACCAGAATCTCGGCTTATCTGCTGAATATGCAACAGAACCCTGGAGAGTCACTTCGGTCGTACGTCCAGAGATTCCATGAGGAAAGCGTGCAGATACCTGACCCTAATGAGCAGGTTACCATCGCTGCTTTTACCCATGGACTCGTTGCCAGGGTATTCAATACGGGGATCCACAAAAAGTATTCCCGCACGCTCCACGAACTGTGGTTGAAGGTCGAGAAAGGCATCCAGGCCGAAGACCTCAACCGCATGAAGAAAGAGGTCCAAGCCACTCGCTCAAGGATTGATCCACGAAGGGGAAAAGATGCTGGCCGAACTGAAGTCGGCACAGGAAGCGGCTTCCAAAATCCTAGCCGAAATCGCCGCAACGTGTTTGACAGGATATCTAAGAGGAAATCATCTATCCCCGAGTCTAAGTTGACTCCTTTGAATACCACCCGATCCCGGGTATTATCCGTAATGGAACAGAACAATCTCGAGAAGGCACCTCTCAAGATGCTCGGTAGCAGAGATAAGAGGAACTCGAACCTCTACTGCCTGTATCACCGAGATATCGGGCATGAGACTGAGAACTGCAATACCTCGAAAGGGAGATTGAGAGACTCATCAGTCAAGGACACTTAA
- the LOC113734711 gene encoding BURP domain-containing protein BNM2A-like translates to MDYDRKINAVGNQAWIYDKHNGGNQDITGTGHTSSHLYHTDPTGHTSSHLDHMDPTLLGFFRLEDLKVGKTMFTKFPKTDPLSSLVLLPKAKADKIPFSSVEFPKLLQFFPFSQESPQAKAMEDTLRKCEAKPIKGEKKFCSTSFESMLNFARGTLGLQKNVNILSTVHLTRSVAGLQKYTIIKVPVRISAPKMVACHTMPYPYTVFYCHSQESESRVYKGSLNGENGDRVEAIAVCHMDTSHWSPDHISFRVLGIERGTSPVCHFFAANHLVLVPSTSV, encoded by the coding sequence ATGGACTATGACAGAAAAATTAATGCAGTTGGTAATCAAGCATGGATATACGATAAGCATAATGGTGGCAATCAGGACATAACAGGGACAGGACATACATCATCCCACCTATATCATACGGATCCAACAGGACACACATCATCCCACTTAGATCATATGGATCCAACACTCTTAGGTTTCTTCAGATTGGAGGATTTAAAGGTAGGAAAAACAATGTTCACCAAATTCCCCAAAACAGATCCCTTGTCATCTCTTGTATTGCTGCCCAAAGCAAAAGCAGACAAAATTCCTTTTTCCTCAGTGGAATTCCCaaaacttcttcaattctttcccTTCTCTCAAGAATCTCCCCAGGCCAAAGCCATGGAAGATACGCTAAGAAAATGTGAAGCTAAGCCCATTAAAGGAGAGAAGAAATTTTGTTCTACATCCTTTGAGTCCATGCTTAATTTTGCCAGAGGGACACTTGGGTTGCAAAAAAACGTCAATATTCTGTCAACAGTTCACCTCACGAGATCAGTTGCCGGACTACAAAAGTACACAATAATTAAAGTTCCTGTACGAATTTCAGCACCAAAGATGGTGGCATGTCATACCATGCCTTACCCTTATACAGTTTTCTATTGTCACTCTCAAGAAAGTGAGAGTCGCGTGTATAAAGGTTCCCTGAATGGTGAAAATGGTGACAGGGTTGAAGCTATTGCTGTTTGTCACATGGATACCTCTCATTGGAGCCCTGATCACATCTCCTTCCGTGTGCTTGGAATTGAACGAGGAACTTCCCCTGTTTGTCATTTCTTTGCTGCAAATCACCTTGTGTTGGTTCCATCTACTTCAGTTTAG
- the LOC140037832 gene encoding uncharacterized protein → MKKYADEHRSEREFQVGDWVYLRLQPYRQSTVMIRNNTKLSAKYFGPYLIEEKIGKVAYRVRLPAASKIHPIFHVSLLKKKLGDKATPILQLPDTDERGQIRVEPVALLGRRMIKRKNAPVTQWLIQWWRIEPAEATWEDVVMIREKFPQFQS, encoded by the coding sequence ATGAAGAAATATGCTGATGAGCACAGGAGTGAAAGGGAGTTCCAAGTAGGAGATTGGGTTTACTTGCGATTACAACCTTACAGACAATCAACTGTGATGATCAGGAACAATACCAAGCTATCTGCTAAGTACTTTGGCCCCTACCTGATAGAAGAGAAGATTGGAAAGGTGGCCTACAGGGTCAGACTGCCTGCTGCATCAAAGATACACCCTATATTTCATGTATCTTTGCTGAAGAAGAAACTAGGAGACAAGGCAACCCCTATCCTGCAACTGCCAGACACGGATGAAAGGGGGCAGATTAGAGTGGAGCCAGTGGCATTACTAGGCAGGAGGATGATTAAGAGAAAGAATGCTCCTGTAACTCAATGGCTAATTCAATGGTGGAGAATTGAACCTGcagaagcaacttgggaggaTGTTGTGATGATAAGGGAGAAGTTTCCTCAATTCCAATCTTGA